TGCATGCGGCGGATTGACCGCATAAAGGCGTTCCTATAAAGTCTCGGCGTCCCCGATCCGCACGAGAAACGATATGTCCGCGCATAAATTCTTGATGGTCAGCCTTGTTGCTGCATCGTTTGCGCTTCTGCCGTCCGCGCCTTATGCGCAAGGCATGGAAGGCCGCGCCGCCGAGGGCGCGAGGAAAAATTCCGCGTGCGCGGGATGCCATGGCATCGAAGGATGGCGCACGGCTTATCCGAAAGTTTATAGCGTGCCGAAGATCGGCGGCCAGCACGCGAGTTACATCGTGGCCGCGCTCAAGGCTTATAAATCCGGCGCGCGCAGTCACCCGAC
This Burkholderiales bacterium DNA region includes the following protein-coding sequences:
- a CDS encoding cytochrome c encodes the protein MVSLVAASFALLPSAPYAQGMEGRAAEGARKNSACAGCHGIEGWRTAYPKVYSVPKIGGQHASYIVAALKAYKSGARSHPT